A region from the Verrucomicrobiota bacterium genome encodes:
- a CDS encoding ATP-binding cassette domain-containing protein — MKTWSGFRNDAIPRFRPDFAPTMIEVSNLQKQFGSKVAVKNVSFSVEKGEVLGFLGPNGAGKSTTMRMITGYLTPTEGQVKVAGISVHEAPEEAKRRIGYLPESAPLYPDMTVSGFLKFCAGIRGLKGEEKTSAVDRALATCFLQPVRDQSIDTLSKGYRHRTCLAQALLHDPEILILDEPTDGLDPNQKREVRQLIREMGRDKAIIFSTHILEEVEAACSRAIIIDSGRIKVDSTPGELLSRSPEAGRIRAKLSGSKPTPILAALKKLPSARAVETFEQGEDWVSVILDPTQTKDNQLVVELAELAREKGLRLADLQVEAGRLDAVFRKITTSETGE, encoded by the coding sequence TTGAAAACCTGGTCGGGTTTTCGCAACGATGCCATCCCCCGGTTCCGACCGGATTTCGCCCCCACCATGATCGAGGTCAGCAATCTCCAAAAGCAGTTCGGCAGCAAGGTCGCCGTGAAGAACGTGTCCTTTTCGGTGGAGAAAGGGGAGGTGCTCGGCTTTCTCGGACCGAATGGGGCCGGCAAGTCGACCACCATGCGAATGATCACCGGTTACCTGACTCCCACCGAGGGCCAGGTCAAGGTCGCGGGGATCTCCGTGCATGAAGCACCTGAGGAAGCCAAGCGTCGCATCGGTTACCTCCCGGAAAGCGCGCCGCTCTATCCCGATATGACCGTCTCCGGGTTCCTAAAATTTTGTGCCGGAATTCGTGGGCTGAAAGGGGAGGAGAAGACCTCAGCCGTGGATCGCGCTCTCGCGACCTGCTTCTTGCAGCCGGTGCGCGATCAGAGCATCGACACGCTCTCCAAAGGCTACCGCCATCGAACTTGCCTCGCCCAAGCCTTGCTCCACGATCCGGAGATTCTGATCTTGGATGAACCGACCGATGGCTTGGACCCCAACCAAAAGCGCGAAGTCCGCCAGCTCATTCGAGAAATGGGTCGAGATAAGGCCATTATCTTCTCCACCCATATTCTGGAGGAGGTGGAGGCGGCCTGCAGCCGGGCCATCATCATTGATTCGGGTCGCATCAAGGTCGATTCCACGCCCGGTGAGCTGCTCTCCCGCTCGCCCGAAGCGGGGCGGATCCGAGCCAAGTTGTCCGGCTCGAAACCCACCCCCATTCTGGCTGCCCTCAAAAAACTCCCGAGCGCCCGAGCGGTCGAGACCTTCGAGCAAGGGGAGGATTGGGTGAGCGTGATTCTCGATCCCACCCAAACCAAAGACAACCAGCTGGTGGTGGAGTTGGCGGAACTCGCCCGGGAGAAAGGCCTCCGCTTGGCCGATCTCCAAGTGGAAGCGGGGCGCCTGGATGCGGTTTTCCGGAAGATCACCACCTCGGAAACCGGAGAATGA
- a CDS encoding stilbene synthase: MFLKSIASAIPPTAYSQKECWDLMQSIGTLEGLRGRSRDLLEKVLTGESGIKKRHFAVEPITTVFGRGAQELNQDFEVLAPVLAGQALTRALAGASLQASDLDALFVCTCTGYLCPGLTSHLAEKVGLRADAYLQDLVGLGCGAAIPALRSAAGFLAAHPKATVAVVPVEICSAAFYIDDDPGVLISLCLFGDGASASLWQGQGEGWRASHFDTLHVPKEREKIRFVNAEGKLKNKLHRSVPSLAGQAVATLFQRRPSSAPPKPTVIAHSGGRDVIESLDSVFQGSQPLRATRQVLSDYGNMSSPSVLFALEDYLSTSPAEDSLWLTSFGAGFACHSVSLNRA, encoded by the coding sequence ATGTTTCTGAAATCCATAGCCAGCGCCATCCCCCCCACCGCCTATAGCCAAAAAGAGTGCTGGGATCTCATGCAGTCCATCGGGACCCTGGAGGGACTTCGAGGCCGATCGCGGGATCTTTTGGAGAAGGTGCTGACCGGCGAGAGCGGGATCAAGAAGCGGCACTTTGCGGTCGAGCCGATCACGACCGTCTTTGGTCGAGGTGCCCAAGAGCTCAATCAGGATTTTGAGGTCCTCGCCCCGGTCCTGGCCGGGCAAGCCCTCACGCGGGCCTTGGCGGGGGCCTCGCTCCAAGCGAGCGACCTCGATGCGCTCTTCGTCTGCACCTGCACGGGCTATCTCTGTCCAGGACTCACGAGCCATTTGGCGGAAAAGGTCGGGCTGCGAGCGGATGCCTACCTCCAAGATCTGGTCGGACTGGGCTGCGGGGCGGCCATCCCGGCTCTTCGCTCCGCGGCGGGCTTTCTCGCGGCTCATCCGAAGGCGACGGTGGCCGTGGTCCCAGTGGAAATCTGCTCGGCTGCCTTTTACATCGATGACGACCCCGGCGTTCTCATCAGTCTCTGCCTCTTTGGAGATGGCGCTTCGGCCTCGCTTTGGCAGGGCCAGGGAGAGGGCTGGCGGGCCTCTCACTTCGACACGCTCCACGTGCCCAAGGAGCGGGAAAAAATCCGTTTTGTGAATGCGGAAGGCAAACTCAAAAACAAGCTGCATCGCTCCGTGCCATCGCTGGCCGGTCAAGCCGTCGCCACCCTCTTCCAACGGCGGCCCAGCTCCGCGCCCCCAAAGCCGACCGTCATCGCGCACTCAGGCGGTCGCGATGTCATCGAGTCCTTGGACTCCGTCTTTCAGGGTTCCCAGCCGCTCCGAGCCACCCGACAAGTTCTGTCAGATTACGGGAACATGAGCAGCCCGTCGGTTCTGTTCGCGCTGGAAGACTACCTCAGCACGTCGCCCGCAGAGGACAGCCTTTGGTTGACTTCGTTCGGGGCCGGGTTCGCTTGCCACTCGGTCAGTCTCAATCGAGCGTGA
- a CDS encoding DEAD/DEAH box helicase, with the protein MSPDRATLNLLNSFPPSVRKEGEFLQKEGAVGTIFGDGRFVQAKVQSDQLYRVNLRLEAGRWVWEVEPELPPHSEIAVCAAMYERVARGEDLPESPNEIGEQDLGQLLEEKLDRPLHEREEAYVEKVEKRYRRYELDQEIFDKDLVRLSAKWEIASYDPLDLWPTAPADIIEFWNYVAYAFDKARVPFPPFMSAITDFEATKDRMAAWERKKDIDEWEGIRSAVNRQPKPPRSKRSVLRLMVTPDDVRVLLQQGEEAAAFVEVDQESQFTELDEGWDKGLVRFDAASEIIWASLSEYWREKGGTRVDLNSAEGARLLNRLCLEETTLRHLVSLDERPIEFDPRRLQWECTESQERPGFYGLQLSLDDGEPLYHSVRLLPGPETLYLADEVVLRGPRPWMWEHSGSTEVASFYEVPQEIIESEDGLEFLARVGADLPEALQARVREAELRLTIAAELTKELTRAESEHVMLRLLAEEPSGRRREVLRRDGWSVEHSEAPEGDAIARYQRDLLDEFPERLQPLNPTWDMPSDGFRVRVTKAFPEKFYDWAKALPEGIEIKADENLETLLADPISAKVKFEVINEDIDWFDLKIVLDVEGLDISKEKLRALVAARGGFVRLEDGGWVRLEIALDEEQKDMISRLGLDVYDLSEDTHRMHVLQLADTGVKDVFDPGTWSRICDRASTLKLNISPAVPGDLQASLRPYQVEGYHFLAYLATNRFGGILADDMGLGKTIQSLTWVLWLREQSKAATPALVVCPKSVLDVWAAEAGKFAPALRVRVLRATDDFKIEDVQEQNDLLVLNYAQLRGRSTELKKLRWLAVILDEGQQIKNPDSKAAKAARELNADNRLVLTGTPIENRLMDMWSLMSFAMPGVLGNRNYFKKRFDRRKDATAQERLSGRLRPFLLRRTKKEVAVDLPPRTEEEVYAKMEGVQEELYKQELKRIQEEILGVSDKKELKNNSFVILQGLMRLRQICCHPGLVDGAHLEEESAKLTALFYLLDQLKEEGHKVLVFSQFVSMLDIIRDRLEEEDRTFHYLTGQTKDRKSVIDGFQKSEDPSVFLLSLKAGGSGLNLTSASYVILYDPWWNPAVENQAIDRTHRIGQKNKVIAYRLLIRDTVEEKIRFLQAQKRELVQGVLGDEGFASSLEEQDLRFLFQYSPEDLEEEKPKKRGGRRRRVTLD; encoded by the coding sequence ATGAGTCCTGACCGAGCGACCCTCAACCTCCTGAATTCCTTTCCCCCCTCCGTTCGCAAAGAAGGCGAGTTTCTCCAAAAAGAGGGCGCGGTCGGGACCATCTTCGGGGACGGGCGCTTTGTTCAAGCCAAGGTCCAGTCCGATCAACTCTACCGGGTCAATCTCCGTTTGGAAGCGGGCCGCTGGGTTTGGGAGGTGGAGCCCGAGCTGCCACCGCACTCGGAAATCGCGGTCTGCGCGGCGATGTATGAACGGGTCGCGCGGGGAGAAGACCTTCCAGAATCTCCCAACGAAATCGGCGAGCAGGACCTCGGTCAGCTCTTGGAGGAAAAGCTTGATCGGCCGCTCCATGAACGGGAGGAGGCCTACGTGGAGAAGGTGGAAAAGCGCTATCGCCGCTACGAGCTGGATCAGGAGATTTTCGACAAGGACCTCGTCCGACTGAGCGCGAAGTGGGAGATCGCGAGCTATGACCCCTTGGACCTGTGGCCGACCGCGCCGGCTGACATCATCGAGTTCTGGAACTACGTGGCTTACGCTTTCGACAAAGCAAGGGTGCCGTTTCCGCCCTTCATGTCAGCCATCACCGACTTCGAGGCCACCAAGGACCGGATGGCGGCCTGGGAGCGGAAGAAGGACATCGATGAGTGGGAGGGAATCCGCTCGGCCGTCAATCGCCAGCCCAAGCCCCCCCGCTCCAAAAGATCCGTCCTGCGACTGATGGTGACGCCGGACGATGTCCGGGTCCTCTTGCAACAGGGAGAGGAGGCCGCCGCCTTTGTGGAGGTGGATCAGGAGAGCCAATTCACTGAATTGGATGAAGGCTGGGACAAGGGCCTGGTGCGCTTTGATGCGGCCTCCGAAATCATTTGGGCTTCGCTCAGTGAATATTGGCGAGAGAAGGGAGGCACCCGGGTCGACCTGAACTCGGCCGAGGGCGCCAGGCTTCTCAATCGACTTTGCTTGGAAGAGACGACCCTTCGTCACCTGGTCTCCTTAGACGAACGGCCGATCGAATTTGATCCGCGCCGCCTCCAGTGGGAATGCACCGAATCCCAGGAGCGCCCGGGATTTTATGGCTTGCAGCTTTCTCTGGATGACGGGGAGCCGCTCTACCACTCCGTCCGCCTGCTACCCGGACCGGAGACACTCTATCTGGCGGATGAGGTGGTCTTGCGCGGGCCGCGACCTTGGATGTGGGAGCATTCCGGTTCGACGGAGGTGGCGTCCTTCTACGAGGTCCCCCAAGAGATCATTGAGTCCGAAGATGGCTTGGAGTTCCTCGCGCGGGTTGGGGCGGACCTGCCAGAGGCGCTCCAAGCGCGGGTGCGAGAGGCGGAGCTGCGCTTGACCATCGCGGCGGAGCTGACGAAGGAACTGACCCGGGCCGAGAGTGAGCACGTCATGCTGCGTCTGTTGGCGGAAGAGCCTTCGGGTCGTCGCCGCGAAGTTTTGCGCAGAGACGGCTGGAGTGTCGAGCATTCGGAAGCGCCCGAGGGCGATGCCATCGCCCGCTACCAACGCGACCTGCTGGATGAGTTTCCGGAGCGCTTGCAGCCCCTCAATCCCACTTGGGACATGCCGAGCGATGGCTTCCGCGTGCGGGTGACCAAGGCCTTCCCGGAGAAGTTCTATGATTGGGCCAAGGCCCTTCCCGAAGGGATCGAGATCAAGGCAGATGAGAACCTGGAGACGCTCTTGGCCGATCCCATTTCCGCCAAGGTGAAATTCGAAGTCATCAACGAGGACATCGATTGGTTCGACCTCAAGATCGTGCTCGACGTGGAGGGCCTGGATATTTCCAAGGAGAAACTGCGGGCCTTGGTGGCGGCGCGGGGGGGCTTTGTCCGGCTGGAGGATGGGGGCTGGGTGCGCCTGGAAATCGCGCTCGATGAAGAACAGAAGGACATGATCAGTCGCCTGGGACTGGACGTCTACGATCTCTCTGAAGACACCCACCGCATGCACGTGCTGCAACTGGCTGACACCGGCGTGAAGGACGTGTTCGATCCCGGGACCTGGTCGCGGATTTGTGACCGGGCCTCGACCCTCAAGCTGAATATCAGCCCCGCAGTCCCGGGCGACTTGCAGGCCTCTCTTCGTCCTTACCAAGTGGAGGGCTATCATTTCCTGGCCTACCTCGCCACGAATCGCTTCGGCGGCATTTTGGCCGATGACATGGGACTCGGCAAAACCATCCAAAGTCTGACCTGGGTGCTTTGGCTGCGGGAGCAGTCGAAAGCGGCCACCCCGGCTCTGGTGGTTTGTCCCAAGTCCGTGCTGGATGTCTGGGCGGCTGAGGCGGGCAAGTTTGCCCCGGCCCTGAGGGTGCGCGTGCTCCGGGCGACCGACGATTTCAAAATCGAGGACGTGCAAGAGCAGAACGACCTTTTGGTGCTGAATTACGCGCAACTCCGGGGGCGCTCGACCGAGCTGAAAAAGCTCCGCTGGTTGGCGGTCATTTTGGACGAGGGACAGCAAATCAAGAATCCGGATTCGAAAGCCGCCAAGGCCGCCCGCGAGCTGAACGCGGACAATCGCTTGGTCCTGACCGGGACCCCCATTGAGAACCGACTGATGGACATGTGGAGCCTGATGTCCTTCGCCATGCCCGGCGTCCTGGGAAATCGCAACTACTTCAAAAAGCGTTTTGATCGTCGGAAAGATGCCACCGCGCAGGAGCGGCTTTCCGGTCGCTTGCGCCCCTTCCTCCTGCGGCGAACGAAAAAGGAAGTGGCCGTGGATCTCCCGCCTCGGACTGAGGAAGAAGTCTATGCCAAGATGGAAGGGGTCCAGGAGGAGCTCTACAAGCAGGAGCTGAAGCGCATTCAAGAGGAGATTCTGGGTGTCTCTGACAAGAAGGAACTCAAAAACAACAGCTTCGTGATCTTGCAGGGCTTGATGCGCCTGCGGCAGATCTGTTGTCACCCCGGGCTGGTCGATGGGGCCCACTTGGAAGAGGAAAGCGCCAAGCTGACGGCCCTCTTTTACCTCCTCGACCAACTGAAGGAAGAAGGTCACAAGGTGCTCGTTTTCAGTCAGTTCGTGAGCATGCTCGATATCATTCGGGACCGCTTGGAGGAGGAAGACCGGACCTTCCACTACCTCACCGGGCAGACCAAGGACCGCAAGAGCGTCATCGATGGCTTCCAAAAGAGCGAGGACCCTTCGGTCTTCCTGCTCTCGCTCAAGGCGGGGGGCTCGGGACTCAACCTGACCTCGGCTTCCTACGTTATTCTCTATGATCCGTGGTGGAACCCGGCCGTGGAGAACCAAGCCATCGACCGGACGCACCGGATCGGCCAGAAGAACAAGGTGATCGCCTACCGCCTGCTCATTCGCGACACCGTGGAGGAAAAAATCCGCTTCCTCCAGGCGCAGAAGCGGGAGTTGGTTCAGGGTGTCCTGGGCGATGAAGGCTTTGCCAGTTCCTTGGAGGAGCAGGACTTGCGCTTCCTCTTCCAATACAGCCCGGAGGATCTCGAAGAAGAGAAACCCAAGAAGCGGGGGGGGCGCCGTCGCCGCGTCACGCTCGATTGA
- the rpsD gene encoding 30S ribosomal protein S4, with protein sequence MARYTGPRERINRRFGMALFGPSKALERRSYGPGQHGLRNARKKNSDFSLMLAEKQKLRFQYGIMEKQFRKYYETAANTRGVTGEILLQLLETRLDNVVFRLGLGNTRRAARQFVGHGHILVDGKRVDIPSYQVKPGQNIAVREAAGSQQLGMRLMDQSQARPQVDWLTVDREKLTAKMARLPIREDIDPIVNEQLIVEFYSR encoded by the coding sequence ATGGCACGTTACACCGGACCCAGAGAACGCATCAACCGTCGCTTCGGCATGGCTCTTTTCGGGCCTTCCAAGGCGCTCGAGCGCCGCAGCTACGGACCAGGCCAGCATGGCCTCCGCAACGCCCGCAAAAAGAACTCGGACTTCTCCCTTATGTTAGCGGAGAAACAAAAGCTTCGTTTCCAGTATGGCATCATGGAGAAGCAGTTTCGGAAGTATTACGAGACCGCTGCCAACACCCGTGGGGTGACCGGTGAAATCCTATTGCAACTTTTGGAAACCCGCCTGGACAATGTGGTCTTCCGGCTTGGCCTCGGGAACACCCGGCGGGCAGCTCGTCAATTTGTCGGTCACGGGCACATCTTGGTGGACGGCAAACGCGTCGACATCCCGTCCTACCAGGTGAAGCCCGGCCAGAACATCGCGGTGCGAGAAGCGGCCGGCTCCCAACAACTCGGGATGCGCCTCATGGATCAGTCCCAAGCTCGTCCGCAGGTGGATTGGTTGACCGTGGATCGCGAGAAATTGACGGCCAAGATGGCCCGCCTCCCCATTCGCGAGGACATCGATCCGATCGTGAATGAGCAGTTGATCGTGGAGTTTTACTCCCGCTGA
- the rpsK gene encoding 30S ribosomal protein S11 — MSDEPKKPEAEEKDETTSAPEAAPVAEATAETPEAPAKPAEPAAEETAAARKAEEDKKKDIFLSLDPDAASQPKILKAKKSKNVHTGIVHVLATFNNTLVSVTDANGNCIGWASAGKMGFKGSRKSTAYAAQVVSQDACRQAMSHGLKEAEVRVKGPGSGRESAVRAVQAIGIEVTAIRDVTPIPHNGCRPPKARRV; from the coding sequence ATGTCAGACGAACCAAAGAAACCCGAAGCCGAGGAAAAGGACGAGACGACCTCCGCCCCCGAAGCCGCCCCCGTGGCCGAGGCCACCGCAGAGACTCCAGAGGCTCCCGCCAAGCCGGCCGAGCCCGCTGCGGAGGAGACGGCCGCCGCTCGCAAGGCCGAGGAAGATAAGAAGAAGGATATTTTCCTGAGCCTTGACCCGGACGCCGCCAGCCAGCCGAAGATCCTCAAAGCCAAGAAGAGCAAAAACGTCCATACCGGGATTGTCCACGTCTTGGCGACTTTCAATAACACCCTCGTTTCGGTCACGGACGCCAATGGCAACTGCATTGGCTGGGCCAGCGCCGGCAAAATGGGCTTCAAAGGGTCTCGTAAGAGCACGGCTTATGCGGCTCAGGTGGTTTCTCAAGATGCTTGCCGTCAAGCCATGAGCCATGGCCTGAAAGAAGCTGAGGTCCGCGTGAAAGGACCGGGTTCGGGTCGCGAATCCGCGGTCCGCGCCGTCCAAGCGATCGGCATCGAAGTCACCGCCATCCGCGACGTCACTCCCATCCCCCACAACGGCTGCCGCCCGCCCAAGGCCCGGCGCGTCTAA
- the rpsM gene encoding 30S ribosomal protein S13: protein MARILGNEIPNEKRIEAALPYIYGIGRTTAARILALANVDPGVRAGELSEDQILAITNVIGGSDILIEGDLRREQQVHMKRLQSINCYRGIRHRRGLPVRGQRTSTNARTRKGKRRTVGVIAKK from the coding sequence ATGGCACGAATTCTTGGTAACGAAATCCCGAACGAAAAGCGCATCGAAGCGGCGCTGCCTTACATCTACGGTATCGGCCGAACGACGGCCGCTCGCATTCTGGCCCTGGCTAATGTCGATCCCGGGGTCCGAGCAGGGGAGCTGAGCGAGGACCAGATCTTGGCCATCACCAACGTCATCGGCGGCTCCGACATCCTGATTGAGGGCGATCTCCGGCGGGAGCAACAAGTGCACATGAAGCGCCTGCAATCGATCAACTGCTACCGGGGGATCCGCCACCGCCGCGGCCTTCCGGTTCGTGGGCAACGGACCTCAACCAACGCCCGCACTCGCAAAGGCAAACGCCGCACCGTGGGCGTGATCGCGAAGAAGTAA
- the rpmJ gene encoding 50S ribosomal protein L36, which yields MKVRSSVKRMCESCQIIRRKGVVRVICKNPRCKQRQG from the coding sequence ATGAAAGTCAGATCTTCTGTAAAGCGCATGTGCGAATCCTGCCAAATCATTCGGCGGAAAGGAGTGGTGCGTGTGATTTGCAAGAACCCGCGCTGCAAACAGCGCCAAGGCTGA
- a CDS encoding ABC-F family ATP-binding cassette domain-containing protein — MLAVDSVSIQFSGRELLKDLSFVIRPGDRISCAGANGAGKSTLMKILAGALTPDSGKLHAKKGLRIGYLPQEGIQLAQKSVYQEAESAFASVKNIEAKIEVLGQDLEELDSKTSAYHDLLHRMGELQLQLDGYDLAKVRPQIETILTGLGFRHSDLDRATSEFSGGWQMRIGLAKLLLQAPDILLLDEPTNHLDLDSQIWLERYLVSFPGAILLISHDKSFMDSLTTRTFAFLNRRIEEYAGNYSFFLRESAARKEQLLQAYKAQQREIEKTEDFIRRFRAKATKASQVQSRIKQLEKIERIEIEEEESSVGFRFPEAPASGHVMVRLEKVTQRYGELTVFQDIEMEIQKGDRLAIVGVNGAGKSTFVRLLSGRETPTAGLRKPGHKVEIGYYSQDHADSLDPHLSVLQTIEQSVPRGSTVNPRTLVGAFLFRGDDVFKSVSVLSGGERSRLALAKMLLEPSNFLILDEPTNHLDMRSQEVLQTALQDFTGSYAIVSHNRAFLDPVVNKVLEFAPGRAPRLFLGNVSDYLEKKETEAREAERTSRSASQPAPSSSVSQNGNPPTSLSRKEQKRREAERRQLRSSKLKPLENEFAQVEKRIEELESQRGQVMQRLNDPSQWESQEEGKVLAQRYQEVAQETETLYSKWDSLSSEIERVEAELTPSE; from the coding sequence ATGTTGGCTGTCGATTCCGTCTCCATTCAATTCTCCGGACGTGAGTTATTGAAGGACCTTTCCTTCGTGATTCGGCCGGGCGACCGGATTTCCTGCGCGGGTGCCAATGGAGCGGGCAAATCGACTCTCATGAAAATCCTGGCGGGGGCCCTCACTCCCGACTCCGGAAAGCTCCACGCCAAGAAAGGCCTCCGCATCGGCTACCTCCCGCAAGAAGGCATCCAGCTCGCTCAGAAGTCGGTCTACCAGGAAGCCGAGTCGGCTTTTGCTTCGGTCAAAAACATCGAGGCCAAAATCGAGGTCCTGGGACAGGACCTGGAAGAGCTGGACTCCAAGACGAGCGCTTACCACGATCTCCTCCATCGCATGGGCGAGCTGCAACTCCAACTGGACGGCTACGATCTCGCCAAGGTCCGACCGCAAATCGAAACCATCCTGACTGGCCTCGGCTTCCGCCACAGCGACCTCGATCGCGCGACCTCGGAATTCTCAGGGGGATGGCAAATGCGCATCGGCCTGGCCAAACTCCTCCTGCAAGCCCCCGACATCCTCCTCCTAGACGAACCCACCAACCACCTCGACCTCGATTCCCAGATCTGGTTGGAGCGCTACCTCGTGAGTTTCCCCGGGGCCATCCTCCTCATTTCTCACGACAAATCCTTCATGGACTCGCTGACCACACGGACCTTCGCCTTCCTCAACCGACGGATCGAAGAATACGCCGGCAACTACTCCTTCTTCCTCCGCGAAAGCGCCGCTCGCAAAGAACAGCTCCTGCAAGCCTACAAAGCGCAGCAACGCGAGATCGAAAAAACCGAGGACTTCATCCGACGCTTCCGAGCCAAGGCCACCAAAGCCTCCCAGGTCCAGTCCCGCATCAAGCAGCTCGAGAAAATCGAGCGCATCGAAATCGAAGAAGAGGAAAGCTCGGTTGGCTTCCGCTTTCCGGAGGCCCCCGCCAGTGGCCACGTTATGGTGCGACTGGAAAAAGTCACCCAGCGCTACGGCGAACTCACCGTCTTCCAAGACATCGAAATGGAGATCCAAAAAGGCGACCGCCTCGCCATCGTCGGTGTGAACGGCGCTGGCAAATCGACCTTCGTCCGCTTGCTGAGTGGTCGTGAGACACCCACTGCTGGCCTGCGCAAACCGGGGCACAAAGTCGAAATCGGCTACTACTCCCAGGACCATGCCGACTCCCTCGACCCCCATCTGAGCGTCCTCCAAACCATTGAGCAGTCCGTGCCTCGCGGGAGCACCGTCAACCCCCGCACCCTCGTGGGCGCGTTTCTCTTTCGGGGAGATGACGTGTTCAAGAGCGTCAGCGTCTTGAGTGGCGGAGAACGCTCGCGCCTGGCTCTCGCGAAAATGCTCCTGGAGCCCAGCAATTTCCTGATCTTGGACGAGCCCACCAACCACCTCGACATGCGCTCTCAAGAAGTCCTCCAGACCGCCCTCCAGGACTTCACGGGCAGCTACGCCATCGTGAGTCACAACCGCGCCTTCCTCGATCCCGTCGTCAACAAAGTCCTGGAATTCGCTCCCGGCCGCGCCCCTCGACTCTTCTTAGGCAATGTCTCCGACTACCTTGAAAAAAAAGAAACCGAAGCGCGCGAGGCCGAACGGACCAGCCGCAGCGCCTCCCAGCCAGCCCCGTCTAGCTCAGTCAGCCAAAATGGCAACCCCCCCACGAGCCTGAGCCGCAAGGAACAAAAACGCCGGGAAGCCGAGCGCCGCCAACTCCGCTCCAGCAAGCTCAAGCCGCTCGAGAACGAATTCGCCCAAGTCGAAAAACGGATCGAGGAATTGGAAAGCCAGCGCGGCCAAGTGATGCAACGACTGAACGACCCCAGCCAATGGGAGAGCCAAGAAGAAGGCAAAGTCCTCGCTCAACGCTATCAGGAAGTGGCCCAAGAGACGGAAACGCTCTATAGCAAGTGGGACAGTCTCAGCAGCGAGATCGAGCGCGTGGAGGCCGAACTGACTCCTTCCGAGTGA
- a CDS encoding sugar phosphate isomerase/epimerase — MLAFSTCWNAGRHQEGEPMVEEILELGFDTLELSHGMRITLLPGVEKAYREGLYRVAGVHNFIPSPVEVMIDAPDCYEFTSKNRYERDRALKHTFKSIEFAASVDAEYIVLHMGSTPLAALSQELEAMVQRGRLNSRKFVKKKLDFIKQREQLSPLYLNRARKALELLLPHAEEHRVQLGIESRSHYQDVPSEPEMIQLLEEFDSPWLGYWHDFGHVQRKANLSLLNHEQWLGKVAHRLVGCHLHDVRWPLRDHRVPLTGHIDYDVLLPQIRPDAPMVWELSPTRRKEEIQAALPAWKHKWAQFHGAAAA; from the coding sequence ATGCTCGCCTTTTCCACCTGCTGGAATGCGGGTCGCCACCAAGAAGGCGAGCCCATGGTCGAGGAAATCCTCGAGCTAGGCTTTGACACCCTCGAGCTCAGCCACGGCATGCGCATCACCCTCCTCCCCGGGGTGGAAAAGGCCTACCGGGAAGGGCTCTATCGAGTCGCTGGAGTCCACAACTTCATTCCCTCTCCGGTCGAAGTCATGATCGATGCGCCGGATTGCTATGAATTCACGAGCAAGAACCGTTACGAGCGGGACCGCGCCCTCAAGCACACCTTCAAAAGCATCGAATTCGCGGCCTCAGTCGACGCCGAATACATCGTCCTCCACATGGGCAGCACTCCCTTGGCCGCGCTCAGCCAGGAGCTGGAGGCCATGGTCCAGCGGGGTCGCTTGAACTCGCGCAAATTCGTGAAGAAGAAGCTCGACTTCATCAAACAGCGCGAGCAGCTCAGCCCCCTCTACCTCAACCGCGCCCGCAAAGCGCTCGAACTCCTCCTCCCCCACGCCGAAGAACATCGCGTCCAACTCGGCATTGAAAGCCGAAGCCACTACCAAGACGTCCCCAGCGAACCGGAAATGATCCAGCTTCTGGAAGAGTTCGACTCCCCGTGGCTCGGCTACTGGCATGACTTCGGTCACGTCCAGCGCAAGGCCAACCTCTCCCTCCTCAACCATGAGCAGTGGCTCGGCAAGGTGGCCCACCGCTTGGTGGGCTGTCACCTCCACGACGTCCGCTGGCCTCTCCGCGATCATCGCGTGCCCCTCACTGGCCATATCGACTACGACGTGCTCCTCCCCCAAATCCGACCCGACGCCCCCATGGTCTGGGAACTCAGCCCCACCCGCCGGAAGGAAGAAATCCAAGCGGCTCTCCCGGCTTGGAAACACAAATGGGCCCAATTTCACGGAGCGGCCGCCGCATGA